Below is a window of Catharus ustulatus isolate bCatUst1 chromosome 36, bCatUst1.pri.v2, whole genome shotgun sequence DNA.
gcactggtgacattgggggtgacactggagtggcactggggacatcaggggttggcagtggggacactggagtggcactggtgacaccaggggatggcactggggactctgaggtggcactggggacattggggggtgacactggggacaccgaggggtGACACCAGtggcactgaggtgacactgaggtggccctggtgaccctgaggtgacactgaggtgacactggtggcactgaggtgacactgaggtgacattgggggtgacactcaggtggcactgaggtgacactcaggtgaccctggtgacactgaggtgacactggagtggcactggtgacactggggtggcactggggacattggggtgacactgaggtggccctggtggccctggtgacactgaggtgacactgaggtgacactggggacactaAGGTGACACTGGGTACActgaggtggcactgggacattGAGGTGACACTGATGACATTGaagtggcactggggacatcagggggtggcactggggacattgaggtgcCACTGAGGAGGCCCTGGTGACATTGAGGTGACACTGaagtgacactgaggtgacactggtgactttgtcccctcagtgtccccagcttGGTGACCTCGCCGGTGACGTCGCAGCCGCCCCGGGGGTGGCACccaggggacaccgggggtggctctgtccccaaggtgccacCCTCGGGTCACCCCCGGGCCACCAAGGGCGGGGACAGGACCCGGCTACGCCTGGACACCGGTGGgtgtggcactgctgtccccaatgtccccaaatgtgtCTGAATGTCCTTAAATGTCCCCAacgtgtccccaaatgtccctaaGTGtggccccagtgtccccaaatgtctcTAAATGTCCttaaatgtccccaaatgtgtccccaagtgtccctaaatgtgtccccagtgtccccagatgtccccaaatgAGTCCCAAatgtgtccccaaatgtccctaaGTGTGGCTCCAGTGTCCCCACATGTCTCTAAATGTCCTTAAATATCCTTAAATGCCCCCAATGTGTCCCAAATGTCCCTAAGTTCCTAaatgtgtcccctcagtgtcccaaatgtcctctcagtgtccccaatgtcccctcaatgtccccccaatgtcccctcagtgtccccaatgtcccctcagtgtccctggcCCCGTTGCTGGCGCAGCTCCAGGCCCTCGGTGCCGCCATCCTTGGGGACAGCGGTGACATCATCGAGGGGACAGCGGTGACGTCATTGGAGACAGCAGTGACATCATCGAGGGGACGGCGGTGACATCACCAAGGGGACAGCAGTGATGTCATTGAGGGGACGGCGGTGACATCCTCAGGGAGCAGTGACGTCATCGAGGGGACAGCGGTGACATCATTGAGGGACCGGTGACATCATCAGGAAGCGTTGATGTCATCAGTGACACCAGGGGACAACGATGACATCGCTGGGATGACAATGATGTCATGGTGACATCTATGACGTCACAGTGACATTGATGGCGTCACAATGACATCGACAATGTCACAACAAAGATTGTGATGTCACTTCAATGGCAATGATGTCACAGCGATGATGGCACGGACAAGGTGACATTGATGATGTCACGGCGACGTTGACAATGTCACAACAACAGCGATGATGTCACAGCAATGATGGCACGGTCATGGTGACACTGATGACATCACAGCAACGTTGACAATGTCACAACAAAGGTTTTGATGTCACAATGATGGCAATGACATCACAGCAATGATGATGATGTCACCGTGATGATGTCACAGCAATGATGACATGGTGACATTGATGATGTCACAGCGACGTTGACAAGGTCACAACAACAGCAATGATGGCATAGCGATGATGGCACGGTCATGGTGACATTGACGATGTCACAGTGACATTGATGACGTCACAATGGCGTTGACAACTTCACAGTAAGAGCAATGACGTCACAGCAACGATGTCATGGTGACACTGATGACATTCACAGTGACATTGACAATGTCCACAACAACGGTTATGACATCATAACTATGACAATGATGTCATATCAACGGTGATGATGTCACAGCGATGACATCACAGCAATTATGGTACGGTGACATTGATGGCATCACAGCTACATTAAAGGTGTCACAACTATGGCGGTGACATCACTGTGACAATAGCAATGATGTCATGATTGCATTGGTGATGTCACAGTGGCAGTGTCACCAAAACGGCAATGACGTCACAACGATAGCGATGACGTCATAGCAATGTCATCACAGTCCTGGTGACATTGATGATGTCACAGTGGCATGTACAATGTCACCACAACCACAGCGATGATGTCACAGTGATGCCGTGGTGACATTGATGACGTCACATTGTCCTAACTATGGTGGTGATGTCACAACTGCGGCGATGACGTCACAGTGATGATGGCGATGACATCACAGCAGTGGCGGTGAGGTCATGGTGACATTGATGATGTCACAGTGACATTGACAGTGTCACAACTGCAGTGGCGGTGTCACAATGATGGCGATGATGTCTCAGCGGTGATGTCACGGCGATGATGTCACTGTGACATTGACGGTGTCACAACTGCAGTGGCGGTGTCACAATGATGGCGATGATGTCTCAGCGGTGATGTCACGGCGATGATGTCACTGTGACATTGACGGTGTCACAACTACAGCCATGACATCACAGTGATGATGGCGATGACGTCACAGCAATGGCAGTAAGGTCATGGTGACATTGATGACATCACAGTGACATTGACAGCATCACAAACATGACAGTGACATCACAGTTATGGTGATGATGTCACAGCGGTGATGTCACCGCGATGATGTCACAGTGACATTGATGACATCGCAGCAACATTGGCGGTGTCACAACTATGGCGATGACGTCACAGTGACTATGGCGATGACGTCACAGCAATGGCAGTGGGGTCATGGTGACATTGATGACATAATGGAAGCGACATCACAGTTATGACGATGACATCACAATTATGGTGATGACGTCACTGTGATGATGTCACAGTGACATTGTCAGTGTCACAACTGTGGCTGTGACATCACAATGGTGATGATGACGTCACAATGGTGGCAATGACGTCACAGCAGCATTGATGACACCACAGTGCCATTGATGACGTCACAACTGTGACAGTGGCATCACAACAGTGATGATGTCACGGTGATGACGTCACAGCAATGATGGTGACATCACAGTGCCATTGATGTCGTCACAATAGTGGCAGTGATGTCACAACTGCGACGATGATGTCACAGTGATGACGTCACGGTGTCATTGTCAGAGTCACGACTGTGGTGGTGACGTCACAACACTGAAAATTATGTCATGGTGATGACATCACAGTAACATTGATGACATCACAGTGTCATCTATGACGTCACAAACTGTGGCGGTGACGTCACGATGACTGTGATTAGCGATAAATAATCttaattatttccaaaaatattttttttttgttctcttctaATTAACTGTTAATTATCTAATTAATTACCAACCTCTGGGTTTGGtcaattttgggttaatttgaTAATTTTTGGGTAATTGGGTCATTTTTGGTAATTTGATCATTTTTGGTAATTTGGTcatttttgggttaatttgATCATTTTTGGGTAATTTGATCATTTTTGGTAATTCTCtggttttaatttggtttttatttaatttttggtgCCACCTCCTCTTTGAGGATGATTTGTACTGGAGAAGGAATTCCCagattgggaactgggatggactggatggactgggaaactgggaactgggaactgggatggactgggaattgggaactgggatggactgggaattaggaactgggatggactgggaattgggaactgagaactgggatggactgggaattgggaactgggatggactgggaactgggatggactgggaattgggaactgggatagactgggaactgggatggactgggaattggggactgggatggtctgggaattgggaattgggaactgggatgaactgggaacTGAGATggattgggaactgggatggactgggaattgggaactgggaactgggatggactgggaattgaactgggaactgggaactgggatggactgggagccaggaactgggaactgggatggactaggaattgggaactgggatggactgggaattGGGAGTTGGGAACTGGGATagattgggaattgggaactgggatggactgggaactgggaattggggaCTGGGAgttgggaactgggatggactgggaactgggaattgggaactgggaactgggatggactgggaaccaggaactgggatggactgggaattGAGAACTGAGATggactgggaattgggaactgggattgactgggatgACTGGACTGGGAACTTggaactgggataaactgggatggaTTGAGAACTGGGAATAGAGCctgaactgggaactgggatgggctggaatgaactgggatgcactgggctggactgggaattgggatctgggatggactgggaactgggatggactgggataaactgggatggactgggataaacagagatggactgggataaactggtatggactgggataaactgggatggactgcAACCAGAGCATGGACTgagaactgggaactgggaatgggacgGACTGGAAACTGGGATGGATTgagaactgggaactgggaccagAGGcctgaactgggatggactggacCCAGAAcctggactgggatgaactgggaccAGAGCTCTGAACTGGGGACATTAATGAATTAATCAATTAattacagagcagcacaggcacagtggGGCCTGCAGGATTGATCCCAAACACTCCCAGCATAGCCACACCCTTGGAGTTtgtaattaacattaattaatttgttAATTAGTTAATTACAGAGCTGATCACAAGCacttccagcacagccacacccTTGGTGTTGGTAATTAACAGtaattaattagttaattagtTAATTACAAACACTCCCCTCACAGCTTTGGCAGCTCCAGGCTTGTGGCCACCACACCTAGTACTGggaactgggataaactgggatggactgggaatgaactgggagtGGACTGAgatggactgggataaactgggatggactggggatgaactgggagggactgggatgaactgggagggactgggatggaactggaatAAACTGGGATGTACTgagatgaactgggagggactgggatggactgagatgaactgggagggactgggatgaactgggagggactgggatggactgagatgaactgggagggactgggatggaatcGGAATAaactgggatggattgggatgaactgggagggactgggatgaactgggagggaactgggatggaactgggagggactgggatgaactgggatggactggaataaactgggatggactgggatgaactgggagggactgggatgaagtgggagggaactgggaccAGAGCCTGGACTGGTTTCCAATGGAATTtattggattttggggttccttgGTCCCATTTCTGGTGGGTTCCCTCCCACTCCCACTGCTCtacccttccaggacctgaaaTGACATCTGCAGGACCTCACTTCCTGTTCCAGGTCCCCACTTCCGGTTCCAGGACCCCATTTCCCGTTCCAGgtccccatttccccatccaAGTCCCCATTTCCCGTTCCAGGTCCCCATTTCCTCTTCCAGGTCCCTATTTCCTGTTCCAGGACCCCATTTCCTGTTCCAGATCCCCACTTCCGGTTCCAGgtccccatttcctgttccaGATCCCAATTTCCCGTTCCACGTCCCCATTTCCCGTTCCACGTCCCCATTTCCCGTTCCAGGTCCCCATTTCCCGTTCCAGATCCCCATTTCCCGTTCCAggtccccatttcccattccaggtccccatttcctgttccaGATCCCAATTTTCTGTTCCAGATCCCCACTTCCGGTTCCAGGTCCCCATTTCCCCTTCCAGgtccccatttcctgttccaGATCTCCATTTCCTGTTCCAGgtccccatttcctgttccaAGCCCCCACTTCCGGTTTCAGGCCCCCACTTCCGGTTCCAgttccccatttccccttccAAGACCCCACTTCCAAAATTCCCCGAAATTTTTCCCAGATTTGTCCCCAAACCCCGcacaggggaggtgacaccacCGCTGTCCCCCAGTGACGTCACCGATGACGTCACGGCGGTGACGTCACTGTCCCCGCAGCAGCCTCGGGATGTCCTCGATGGCTTTTTGGCACCGCTCGGCCACCGTGCGGCCGCtggggccaccagggccaccagggcctCTCGGGAGCAGCCTGCGGATGTCCCCAAGCGTCCCCACCAGGTGACGCGTGGCCAGCCTGCCGCCGGCCTCCCACAGCCGCTCCGCCTGGGCCACCGCGGCCACCAACCCCTCGGTGACATTGGGTGACTCCTCCAGGGTGGCCGCGATGTCCCCGACCCTGCGGCTCAGCTCCCGGAACGCCGCGGTGGCTTCGTCACACGCGGCCACCAAAGCCCTCAGCGGgcccagtgccacctctgcccGCCGGCCCCTCTTGGTGGCCGCCATCGCCTCGTTGGTGGCCACCACCGCGtcctccatgtccttcctggccacctctgtgtccctgctggccacCTCCACGGTGGCCtggtgctcctgcagagctttgGCTCCCTTCTCCTCGTCGGTGACAACGAGCAGCCGCTTGGCTTTGGCCACCAAGCTGTCCAAATTTGTCACCCACTTTGTCTCcttgtccctcctgtccccggCGCGCTGggtggcggcggccgcggcggtGGCCTCGGCGGTGGCCGCGTCCTCGCAGGCCTCCAGGAGTTTGGTGGCCTCGGTGGCCAACCGGTGCCACCTGTCCCCGAGCGCGGCCACCGAGTCCCGCCAGGCGCCAGCCGCGCTCGTCACATCGGCCCGGGTGGgccccggggtgtccccaaaggCGGCCAAGGTCTCACCCAGGGTGACATCACCGTGGTGGCCCggggaggtgacacccaggtgGCCCAGGGTGGCCATGAGGTGGCCGATGAAGGAGTCCAGGGCTTTGtgcagggaatttggggacgATGGCAGCAGCGCGTCCCCGTCCGGCCCGGCCACCGCGGCCACCAGCTCGCCCAGGGTGGCCACCACGGCCACCAGCGACTCcagaagggatggggacagctggggaggggacaggggaggtggCACTTGTGGGGTCGCCTCTGTGCCCTCCCTAGAGggctctgctgtcacctctgtccctttgtcaccCCCCGTCACCTCTGCCACCCCTCTGTCCCACCCTGTCATCTCTGCCACCCTCCTGTCACCTCTGCCACTCCCCTGTCCCTTctgccaccctgtgccacccctctgTCCCATCTGCCACTCTGTGCCACCAccctgtcacctctgccacccctctgtcccaccctgtcccctctgccaccctgtgccacccctctgTCACcttctgccacccctctgtcacctccccacTTCCCGCCACGCCCTCTTGTCCCCCTCCTGCCACTCCTctgtcccactctgtcccctctgccacccctgtgccacccttctgtcccctctgccaccgccctgtcccctcctgtcccctctgccaccatcctgtcacctctgtcaccacCCTggcccctcctgtcccctctgccacccctctgccaccccctccatcctctctgtcccctcctgccacccctctgtcccctcccgcCCCCGCGCCGCGATTGTCGCACCTCTGGGACCTCcatggccttggggacactctggggacgctctggggacactttggggacactctgaGCACGCGACACTCGGAGGGGACGCTGGCGAGGGGGGTGACAACGCCGGGGGACACTAGGACGGTGCCggaagggggcggggcctggtgACGTCACCACCCGGCCCGCGGAGCCACCGCGGGATCCtcgatgtccccagtgtcccctgagtgtctctccgatgtccccagtgtccccacatgGCCGCGGTGTCCCCCGATGTCCCCGGGgtcacttggggacactggggggggcactggggtcacttggggacatttggggacacactggggtcacttggggacactggggtctcttggggacacttggggacacactGAGGTCACATGGGGACACTCGGACACACTGAGGtcacttggggacactcaggacaCTGAGGTCCTGTTGGTGACATCGGGGACACTCTGTGGTCACCTGGTCACCCACAACGACCCAGGGGACCTCAGGGTGACCCCGGTGCCCCTCGCGGTGACAACGCcacctccgtgtcccctccttgtccctccAGCGCCACCCGGGCCGCCTCCAACCTGCGCGCCACCTCCTCGTGTCCctcccccgatgtccccaaggccaccacGATGTCGCCGAGGGCGCGCGCGGCCCCGCGGAACTCGTGTCGCCGCGTCCCCCACGGTGTCACCGCCGTGTCCCTCCTGACAGCGGCcaccaatgtccccaagtgccacgtCACCGCCTCCAGCCGCGCCTGGGCGTCCGCGCTGTCCCCGTTGGTGGCCGCGGTGGCCTCGGAGGTGGCCCTGGCTGTCGCCACCCGCCTGGCGCGGTCGCGGAACCGCCGGGCCATGTCGCGGTGCTGGCGGGCGGTGTCACCCAGGTGTCGCTGCGATGTCGCCAAAGCCTGCGCGGCCACCTGGCAGGACAGGGccactgtccccaaggccagcagcaggtgactGTCCTCGGCCACCCCCAGCGCGGCGCGGATCGAGTCCAGCgacactgcggggacacggggacagcgcgCGGGTGGCACCGGGGACACGGCGGCAGGGCCACCAGCGCGGGGACACCCCAGTGGCATCGGGGTGGCATCGGCTCAGAGCTCTCAGTGCCAccagttcagtcccagtgtcaccaacccagtgtcaccagttcagtcccagtgtcaccaacccagtgtcaccagtcctgtcccagtgtcaccagtccAGTGTCAccagttcagtcccagtgccaccactccAGTGTCACCActcctgtcccagtgtcaccaacccagtgccaccagccctgtgccaccagttCAATCCCAGAGCCaccaccccagtgtcaccagtccAGCGTCCCCAGTttcaccccagtgtcaccaacccagttcaatcccagtgtcaccagtcctgtcccagtgtccccagttcaatcccagtgtCACCACTCCTGTCCAAGTGTCACCAACCCAGTGTCACCAGTCCagcatccccagtgccaccccagtgtccccagtcctgtcccagtgtcaccagccaAGTGCcaccagttcaatcccagtgccaccagtgccaccagtcctgtcccagtgccaccatcccagtgttcccagttctgtcccagtgtccccagccccatgtccccagtcctgtcccactgtgcccagttcaatcccagtgcCATCAGTCCTGTCCCACTGTCACCACCCCAGTGTCCTCACtcctgtcccggtgtccccagtgccattCCAGTGTCACCAGTCCcgtcccagtgtcacctgcccagtgccaccagcccagttccatcccagtgccaccgCCCCATTGTCACCATCTCAGTGTCACCaacccagtgctcccagttccaacccagtgctcccagtgccatctcAGTGTCACCACACCtttgtccccatcccagagTCACCATCTCACTGTcaccagttcaatcccagtgtccccaactctgtcccagtgtcaccacccCATTGTCCCCATACCAATTTCACtatcccagtgtcaccaacccagttccctcccagtgttcccagtgccatCCCGTTGTCCCCATAAAAATGTCACCACACAagtgctcccagtcccctcccagtgtccccagttccATCCCGGTGCCACCACCCCATTGCCCCCATACCAATGTCACCATCTCAATGTCACCAAaccagttcccatcccagtgctcccagtgccatcccagtgccactaGTTCTGTCCGACTGTCACCACCCAAGTGCCACCAGCCCAGTTCTGTCCCAGTGTTCCCActtccatcccagtgccaccagttcaatcccagtgtcaccatcccagtgccaccacacaAGTGCacccagtcccctcccagtgttcccagttctgtcccagtgccaccgCCCCATTGTCCCCATACCAATGTCACCATCTCAATGTCACCAAACCAGTTCCCTATCAGGGCTCCCAGTTTCATCCCAGTTTTCCCCCAATGTcaccatcccagtgctcccagtgtcatcccagtgtcaccatcccagcccagtgtcaccagtgccacccATAGCACCAGTCCAGTGTCCCCAGTttcaccccagtgtcaccaacccagtgtcaccagttcaatcccagtgccaccaccccagtgctcccagtcccaccccagtgccaccaccccatTGTCACCATCTCAGTGTCACCATCTCAGTGTCACcagcccagtgtcaccagcccagtgctcccagttccctcccagtgctcccagttccatcccagtgctcccagtgccagctcagtgtcaccacacctttgtccccatc
It encodes the following:
- the LOC117009821 gene encoding uncharacterized protein LOC117009821 — its product is MEVPELSPSLLESLVAVVATLGELVAAVAGPDGDALLPSSPNSLHKALDSFIGHLMATLGHLGVTSPGHHGDVTLGETLAAFGDTPGPTRADVTSAAGAWRDSVAALGDRWHRLATEATKLLEACEDAATAEATAAAAATQRAGDRRDKETKWVTNLDSLVAKAKRLLVVTDEEKGAKALQEHQATVEVASRDTEVARKDMEDAVVATNEAMAATKRGRRAEVALGPLRALVAACDEATAAFRELSRRVGDIAATLEESPNVTEGLVAAVAQAERLWEAGGRLATRHLVGTLGDIRRLLPRGPGGPGGPSGRTVAERCQKAIEDIPRLLRGQ